The following is a genomic window from Maniola hyperantus chromosome 15, iAphHyp1.2, whole genome shotgun sequence.
tgcaaaatgtcgaataagtacgactgtagtacggaaccctcgttgcgcgagcctgactcgcatttggccggttttttgtcttTAGgcagaatgtttttttatgttCCAGGTGACTCCCCATACGCCGATCTAAACAACCAAGACATTCCGCAATACCTCACAACCGGAGGCAGACTCCCCAAGCCGGCGCGAGCGTCGCCCCGTCTCTACCAACTGATGACCGAATGCTGGTCAGACAACCCCCAAGACCGGCCAACGTTTGCCCAAATAGTGGACAAGCTCACAGCCCAACAGCAGCTTTACGTGGACCTTGACTGCGTGTTTCCACCTATGGATAGTTTGACAAATACTGATCACTGATCACAAATCCATATTATACCGTAGAATAGAGTAATAAacgtagatacaggaacgtttgctttctcattcacactaaaaagatagcacagataaagttactaatgtgataaacagagtcgcagctaacctattttttgtcccttatcgtgtataactggtttttttcaagaattgtatttctcattatagttatttacttgttttcacataaaaaacgtttaatacaaatattgttgatcggttaatacaaatattgactactaaataatggtaataattgtcgtgttattcatcgttacgtcgtgctatcgctatctcatacgcggttacacagtacttcaatctacctttattactctatctacgataaATACAAACGGCCAcataaggctgaaatctatagagcgtactttgaatTGTTAAAACGacacagatttatgtgagatatataggtctgtctcgttttaactctgtcttaagtctaagcaaagtcagcttgcgctctatagatctcacctatAGATCGGTGACCTATTTTCCAAAGACTGAATAGTTTTATTGTTGCTAGTATTCCCgttgttttatgtaattaaatgcACTTTTAAATGGTTTGTTTGTTTTCATTTAACTAGAGAGGCTAGAGTACGGCTTAATATGTTAACAtacgtaagctgtgatagcctagtggttaggacgtccgccttctaatcggaggtcgagggttcgatcccgggcacgcacctttaactttttggagttatgtgcgttttaagtaattaaatatcacgtgctttaacggtgaaggaaaacatcgtgaggaaacctgcatgcatgagagttctccataatgttctcaaaggtgtgtgaagtctaccaatccgcacatggccagcgtggtagactatggccaaaacccttctcactctgagaggagacccgttctctgtagtgagccggcgatgggtcggtcatgatgatgatgatgatgatgaatatactTATTCACTAacagatttaattaaaatatgtcataaaaGTTACGCTCAATTTCATTATTTCTACGTAAGAATAatgtaaaacatttattttcgtAAAGTTGTTTCGATTCTGTGAATTCTATACGAGCTGTTTAAAACCTCAACTCGTACTGTGCTTAAACATGtacgaaataaaattaaaaaggatCATACCTTTACATATAACTAAGTGAGTAAACATTACAATTTACAGGAGAATGtggtacgcgacaagtcgacatGCCATGCCAtacgggtatgaggcggggaaacaccccgcacgcccgcacgtcacccgcgctatcccgtaccaatggccctaccgcggttgtttgacagctacaatgtcacgatcgcaatcatctctgattggttaatgcttgctcactattggccacattgcattgttgtaacaagaatcgcaaaaattcagccaatcagaacaattgagattgtaataatgattgatgcaggttttagacaatcgccctactgcttcgcgattgcgggagaatgacagctacaatgtcacgatcgcaatcatgtctgaaaatcagcgtcctgcatcttatgtgtgttaacgcatatgatgcaagacattatgctgagctgtacacccatttggggtggtgtcacagatgaaaatgttacatttgtactttgttttttaaccgacttcaaaaaaaggaggaggttctcaattcgtcggaatctttttttttttttgttttattttttattttttatgtatgttccccgattactcgaagacgcctggaccgattttgaaaattctttttttgtttgaaagggtatacttcaaagttggtcccatttaaatttggtgaagatctgatgaacatcttcgaagatagatactggaactcctcaacgtataagagtaaattgctcgcgatcagtgtaatagcttactaaacagtagatttttaaccagtcatagcataattccatggggccactaaaaattgtgaaataaattttttttacaaaaaaaataaaaaccgacttcgatacacaaacactaaaaattttaaaataatttaatttattaccgaatatattatgtatacaagagttatatcatagtcataaaaatatgaagtctagacgattcgcgcagctaaagctaattggcaccgaccccaaaaaatattattatggaactatattcactcttgtatacataatatattcggtaataaattaaattatttttcaatttttagtgtttgtgtatcgaagtcggtttttatatctgtgacaccaacaacaaataaatgcattttctttctttcttgattggttaacgctcgctcactgtTGGCTACactgcattgttgcaacaagaatcgcacaaattcagccaatcagaacaattgagattcgGGGTCcggtccccaccccgattgctacgtcgccctgtcgcgtactatacaatacgcggcagaaagtaatgtacatcgacctatagaatgacatttcggcttagtagagctttgtctctgtactacccaccccgattgccatctcgacctgtcgcgtactataatattcaaataatacaaattatttCTCCTTCTAATATAAAAAACTGATTAATTTTCAGATTAATTATACCGTTTTAATTCCAAAGACGCGACGTCATGTATAGAACGATATTGATTGCGTTTGTCGCGTTACGAACAATAATAAATGCGAAGAAAGATCCACTGATCTTCATCGCCAACCCGGTGGAAGCAGACATGCCTGGTCATTGGATGCCACTGAGCATAGTCAAATTGATACTCGGAGGGACTACGACACCAATCGTGTACCAGAAATTATCGTTAAAAATAACACCGAAGACTACTTCGGCGACAAGGCCAACAACAACTAAGACGACACCTACGACAACAACAACATCGACGACTCCCACAACCACCACAACGCCCACTACGACGACTATACCTACAACTACGACGTCACCCACAACTACGACGACACCCACAACTACTACAACAACAACGACACCCACTACAACTACAACGACAACACCCACGACCACAACAACACCCACAACAACAACAACGACAACACCTACGACCACGACAACATCCACAACAACCACCACAACACCCACAACAACGACAACGACAACACCTACGACCACGACAACACCCACAACAACCACCACAACACCCACAACAACGACAACGACAACACCTATGACCACGACAACACCCACGACCACAACAACACCTACGACAACTACAACGACAACACGTACGACCACTACAACACCCACGACCACAACAACACCCACGACCACGACAACGCCTACGACAACTACAACCACAACCCCTACGACCACTACAACACCCACGACCACAACAACACCCACAACAACACCCACAACAACAcccacaacaacaacaacaacgacAACACCCACGACCacgacaacaacaacaaagGCCCCAACAACAACGACAACACCCACGACCACAACAACAACTACGACGACAACGACAACAACGACGACACCAAGGGCAACCACAAAGAAACCAAAGTCAACCAGACGAAGAAGTCCGAAACGTGGAGCAAAACCGGCTACAGATCgacatgaaaatttaaataattaagagTGACTTCAAATAATAGgttcaatattaaattattgttaattatAGTTGTACAAATTACAAGTTATTTTAGACTGAGAATTTATTACTCACCATATCACCCTTTATCATAaaaaatctaacaccataccagaccatcaataagagtaatttattacctattttgaataaatcatttgacttttgacttttgactttgagtataggtatagtacgcgacaggttgggatagcaatcggagtagtgacaccccacacacccacatgtcacccacgctattcctcaccgggttagcgcgggtgctgtatgggtgcgcggggcgttccctccccgattgccatttcaacctgtcacgtactgtaCTATAGGTACAAGTCCTTCAtcgcttttatttttatcaaaaacacAAAATATGATTGCATTGTTTTCTTCTAATGTGTTTGTatgtttcaatttcaatttcaattttcatttattgcatttccataaactacatcatattaagtatgtacaaagtattatggatacccagtttgggtgtcgcaatttggtccttggACCTTAGTTAGttcaatatacctatataactgtccctcgctttaacggtgaagaaaaacatcgcgtgGAAACCTGAtcgcatgccttagagttctccataatttactcaaaggtatgtgaagtccggcaatacgcacttggccagcgtggactacgaccaaacccatctcattctgagaggagacccgtgctcagcagtgagcgagggatgggttgatgatgaatgTCCTCCTGAGACAAGCCCATCTTCGTAGGGGATAGGTATAGTCGgcgagggaatgccccgcaccgCCGCAcagccgcgccgcgccgccgccgccaggTGTGCGTGGCGtgcccccccgcctcataccccgattgcaatctcaacctgtcgcgtaccatacctacttatattagaGACTGCACAAAGTGTATGCGCAAACACGTGTGTGTGGTGTGCACTCTTTATTCCTTCACCTTTatgttgaaatctatagagcgtgcttagactttgctcagacttaagacccTGTTAAAtcgagacagcgctatatcgcttacataaatctgtctctttttaactaacacttaagtctaagcaaagtcaaagtacgctttaTGGATTTCAGTCTCATAGTCCGATTGCGACAATCCGACACAACGAGAGTTGGCCGGTTTTAACTactaactgccatacccctgccaggttagcccgctatcatcttagactgcatcatcacttaccaccaggtgagattgcagtcaagggctaacttgtatctgaattaaaaaaaaaaaaataaaggcaGCGGCCCGCTTTGCGGCTGGCCGCCACCTTGCCTGTGCGCATTAGGCGGTTCTTCAGTACGCGACGCGGCGTGCCGCAGGTGTGCTTGCACGTGTGTACTACTATGTTATAAGTGCAGTCATGAACTTCAGATACGAAAAAATGTATCGTCGATATTCAACAAAGAGAAGCAATATGGAATTGTGAAGCAGGAGtttataaaaacattttgatTATGATAGACTGAACGCAATTCTCTGACTACCTAGCGGTTCAACCGCCTGACGCTGTTGAATAGCGGCTCGCCGCCTGTGGCGGTCAGCCGCTGTTTCAGCCGCGTCAGGCGGCAAGCCGCTGATGAACTCCTGGGCGGCTGACTGCTAGTGCGTATGAGCATTGAGCACTAACTGAGGCACGGGTGCTTCCATACTCCGAAATCGGAGGCGAAGGCAGAAGAGAGATGTGTTAAAGGCAGgtctatgaaaataaaataacacacatatatttttattcatcagtTATCAGTCTTATTCAAACAGGTAGGTGTAGACTGTAAGTACGGTACATCTGTTCATTCTTTGCCTGggtgttgaaaataaaaacaatcgaATCGAAAATTGATTCTAAAATCTTAAATACTTACTATGTAGTAATGAAGTTAAGCAGCATCAGTATATTCGACCTCCGATATTGGTAACTACCGATTAAAGTTTATCGGAATCGAAATCGACCGAATGTAGAAAATCAATCGTAAGTTCCGACTATTCGGAATCGAAATCAAACCTCCGTAGCATCTCTAATATGTACAACTACCTATAGATACCTAATTGATACCGCAAGATAGATATGTAACGcaaaattacttaggtatagtgcattcaatattaactggcgtgtttccacttgagaccgtcaataacaataacaataggattacattcgacatgccacgtaaacaataggggtaataaaccaaacactcaaatcaaatcaaatcaaatcaaataatttattcaaaatatgtaataaattacaccttttcattttcagttgttggatttgtaagaaatagtggtgataatttttacgcaaacttaaaactaaagatacGAGGGTCCCAAACTAATcctcatttttaaaggagccggttcaacagtatgtattttgttgcaaaccaaccagtgttgatacttttgaattcacccgccacgacttaatcctattattattactaatgaCGCGGACGGTCTCAAGtcgaaacacgccagttaatattgaatgcactataggtaggtacctacttattttaattacaaaatgcaataaacgAAACGCTCAATTGGATTGCGTTACGTAACAATAGATTAAGTGCAATAGTGCCTCTATTGGTAAACTGAGATAATGAGCTTCAAAGATTTCATAGTTAAAATTATTGTCGCTATGTATAATTTTTCTATGTTATGAGTATAATTTTTACCTTGAAGGTGGGCAAAGTTTAGACTAGTCAAGAAAATATTACGATGCATAATAAACTTCTCAAATTATAGGCTTTTTATGAGTTTGACgcgtatgtatatatgtatgtccGTTTCTATATCCGCTTGTAACTActgaacggctcaaccgattaaGATAAATGATAGGTACGTCATTAGATTTGTCTTGAGCGCGCGAGTGTCACTGTGTAgggtacataaaataaaaaatggcggattttatgtgCGGGCTCAATTTTTTTTCCTAGACCCTCAAACCGATATGTTTGAAAATAGTTTAGCCTATACCTACGTCTAACCAAATCTGTTTAgccatttagaagttatggtggaataaaatcttacatacataaattattataggtaaacCCCGCAAattcctcctcctttttttggaaCTCCTTTTTTTGAAAGTTGTGTAAAAAGATTAAAATGATCTGTAACTTTAATTTCATATAACACAAGAGTAGGTTTTCAGATCCACAATATCTTTATAATTTCCAAAGACTCCTCTTCATgttcccattgtccatttgttcgttttttccctagcgttaaggttgtctggaagagatcgctatttagcgataagaccgcctttttgtacctacttattaagatttctttttgtaacctgtcatttgtgtttctgtggtgcaataaagtatatacatacatacatacatacatgtataCAACGGTTCTGGTTGCGTTCCTCGCGTTTGGAACGACAAGTACAGAGAGAGATCCTTTGATCTTCATCGCAAACCCTGTCGAAGCCAACATGCCAGGACATTGGATGCCATTGAGCGTTGTCAAAATAATACTCGCAGGATCAACGAGAAAACTAACTACAACAACAAGAAAAACCACGAAGTCAACAACAACAACCACTGAGTCAAAAACAACCACGGAGTTACCAACAACGCCTACGACACTTGAAACAACACAAACAACAACGGAACCACCATCAATCGCGCCACATCCTACAACAGAAATAATCACTCTAGCGCCAACAACACTAACAACACCAGTGCTAAAAACAACAACTACAGCACCAGAAATAACAACACCAGTACCAGAAATAACCCCTACGCCAGAAACAACAACCTCAACGCTAGAAACTGCAACTTCAGCGCCAGAAATAACAACGCCAGCGCCAGAAATGACAACCACGGAGGCAGCCACGACAACCACGGAGACTGTCACGACAACCACGGAGGGATCTATTACAACAACACAGCCACCTACTACAACAACACGGCCACCTACTACAACTTATGATATTTATGATTATTTTGATCCGAAGCGCACAGGAATAGGCCTCTCGAGTGTCATGTCCCTTCTAGAAACAACGCCCACTATAGCCGATATCACGGATGTGTCGCGGACCTCGCGCGATACCGGCAGCGATGTTAAAATGACTTAAATTTCTAAATGTGTGTACGGAACCTAAAGACAAAACTTATGTTGGTACAGTAACCGGCAGGAAATTTTTAACAGAGATTTCGTAGAGTTGTTGTCTCTTTATAtaagtaatctaaataatactttagtaaataaaattgaagcgtgtcagtaatttcgaaataactacttacctcaaattaagctcatatatTTTATGTAGTTATTTgtacacgtttttaaaatttttgtaggtatggctgtctgtctgtctttctgtctgcttgAACGGCCTAATCTTCGGAaaggctgaacctattttgacgggactttcacagacaagaaAAGGATTAATCAAGGAgtatcataggctactttttaaccgactttcaaaacaGGAGGAATTGTGtttttctacataatatataggtacaccgaaatctccgagatttctgaaccgatttgagtatttttttttaatcgatagagaaacttttcGACATTgtccaataaaaaaattggattccaactcctcaatcctgatgctgtacgggacctgaccTCAATaattgatgggatttagaaactgtatgttataaataatttttaaatacatatcaaaaattgccgaccggcaggaatcgaaccctgtCTGTTATAACTTGATATTGGAGGTGCCTACCAAGCGACTTTTTGAACTAGAGGCttgaggacccaactcctcagccctgatgctgtaaggaattgcattcttaaatcgtggtgatgccacgggattcttaagtggtaggtactgagatatcttgcatctcggggcAGAGCTATTATggttaggctactttttgtcctggaaaatcaaaagttcccacgggatttttagaaacctaaatccaggcgggcAAAGCCACGGGCATCAACTTGTACTACTGAGCGACAGATGGTACCTATTCAGGTGTTCCGACAGATAGACGAGAGTatcagtttatttttatttaatatttttattttatgtgattgCGATCgagacattgtagctgttattctcccgcaatcgcgcagcataATAAACTAGGCACCAATATAATGCTACGCctgaaaaattatcattagCAATGTTGTTTGGAATACTTTTTGAATGCAAAACTTCTTCAGTAGGTAGTTGGGTACTGTCGCGTGGCGATTTGAAACTCGATGAAACGAAAAAGTGACACTAAAAAGAGACAAACAAATACATCTTTAGCACTAACTTATGCTTATGTGACCTCGTCCGCGTTCCTATTGGCTGTTTTACACCTTGAGATTGAATTTTGAtttgaaaaatcatttcatAGTGGCCATGAATTTTTCACGGTTGCTCGTGCGATCTCTCTCGGATTCGCAATTATACAAGCGACGAAAGCCTTTGACTTATTAGTTATTTTCATCCATATATTTGATCCACAAATTcaataagtacatacctacaacacttttttaaaattgagaCAAGTTCGGGTAGGTAAAGACAAGTTCTGGTAGCGACCCACTTAaaggggtgccagccaggtaacctcccagtgtgcctgggtgctgctggtccattttggatacgtccgaggggaagagcagtattcgggccggtgcaccccggtaacatgactaataatctctcttcggggataatcttgtacctatatcaaatatttgaaaagagcaaccgccgagtttcttgctggttcttctcggcaggaaaggcattccgaaccagtggtagatgcatccgactattcgtaagaacttgtaaaagtttatacgaataaaaaagattttcattctAGTGGTCACACCCCGCGATCCGCCTGTAGTTGCAGGTGGCGTTACTACCACTGAAGGGGGCCAACGCCCCGAACAGGTACCCCGGGACCCGCAAGGGTCCGCGTGGACGACCAGACGCAGTaacgccgctgggttttagtgggtattccggtcgcctctgggccggcgagtcccacataccttccttcCAGTTGGCTGGCCGGCTgggtagctggctggcttccaggaggggggataggtaaacgcatttcccagcgataaaaaaagaGACCCACTTGAAAGCCGGTCTAGCTCAGCTCTAATCTCGCTCAAACAAAAGGCGAAGTGAACGGTCAGCACGGCTCATAAAACACTATTGTTTACTTAGCGGTAACTTTTCACCCTTATCTATGCAAGTAGATCTCTGATAAGCAACCTGTTGGACAGGCGCCGTGTCTAGTGTGGCCACGAAACAAGCGACACTCATGAGCGGCGGTAGACGTACGCTAAGCGGAGGCTAAGTAGTTAAATTCGAGCAAGTACAGTACGAAACGTGTCCATCTACCAACTAAGTTACAGTGTCCATACTTCATGTATTCTAACATCAATCTATAAGCTATCGGTAATCTGTTGGTGAATTACATAGCGATTTAATTAATaagcaatttttaaaaaaaagaaacacgcacgtcttttaaaaattaaaacactatTGGTTACTTAGCAGCTGTGCTAAAACCCGAACCAGACTATGCACATcatctacattattcctgagtaataaagattatattttattatcaaaaaacTTAGAGATCCCTACGTAACTTGTATGATTcagaagcacttgtaaaagtttaattgaataaaaaatatttttatttatttatgtaataagctacccttgcgaagccggggcagg
Proteins encoded in this region:
- the LOC138403338 gene encoding integumentary mucin A.1-like; amino-acid sequence: MYTTVLVAFLAFGTTSTERDPLIFIANPVEANMPGHWMPLSVVKIILAGSTRKLTTTTRKTTKSTTTTTESKTTTELPTTPTTLETTQTTTEPPSIAPHPTTEIITLAPTTLTTPVLKTTTTAPEITTPVPEITPTPETTTSTLETATSAPEITTPAPEMTTTEAATTTTETVTTTTEGSITTTQPPTTTTRPPTTTYDIYDYFDPKRTGIGLSSVMSLLETTPTIADITDVSRTSRDTGSDVKMT
- the LOC138403337 gene encoding probable serine/threonine-protein kinase clkA; this encodes MYRTILIAFVALRTIINAKKDPLIFIANPVEADMPDDTYDNNNIDDSHNHHNAHYDDYTYNYDVTHNYDDTHNYYNNNDTHYNYNDNTHDHNNTHNNNNDNTYDHDNIHNNHHNTHNNDNDNTYDHDNTHNNHHNTHNNDNDNTYDHDNTHDHNNTYDNYNDNTYDHYNTHDHNNTHDHDNAYDNYNHNPYDHYNTHDHNNTHNNTHNNTHNNNNNDNTHDHDNNNKGPNNNDNTHDHNNNYDDNDNNDDTKGNHKETKVNQTKKSETWSKTGYRST